From Syntrophorhabdaceae bacterium, one genomic window encodes:
- a CDS encoding multidrug effflux MFS transporter, which yields MDRKRYNTMILLLGSLSAIGPFSIDMYLPGFPAIAAGLKTDIGHVGLSLTSYFIGISVGQMLWGPLLDRYGRKKPLLIGLMMYILATLGCACSPSVHFLIVLRLFQALGSCVGIVGARAVVRDLFSGREAARVLSTLILIFGVSPVIAPTIGGFVATALGWRFIFLILAVIAGFVLVMALRYLDESKAADSAISLHPKKVAVDYVSLFKEPVFFTYICVSSLSMGVFFAYLAGSPLVYMKLNGFSATQFGWIYGANAVGLVIASQLNRVFLRVKGSAQILLAVITMQCCLALSLLIWSFLLPGKGIGILILLSGLICCHGLINPNSIALGLEPFARKAGFAAALMGSIQQLMGAVASGLVSYLYDGTARPMIGVMAGCSVLALTILTQRRHRGHGKTSPED from the coding sequence ATGGATCGAAAACGTTACAACACTATGATTCTTCTTCTTGGTTCCCTGTCGGCGATCGGGCCCTTCTCGATTGACATGTATCTACCCGGTTTTCCTGCCATAGCGGCCGGTCTGAAAACAGACATCGGCCACGTGGGGCTTTCGCTGACAAGCTATTTTATCGGAATCTCGGTGGGGCAGATGCTTTGGGGTCCATTGCTTGACCGTTATGGGCGGAAGAAGCCGTTATTGATCGGGCTCATGATGTACATACTGGCCACTCTGGGTTGCGCCTGCTCACCATCCGTACATTTCCTGATCGTCCTGCGGTTGTTTCAGGCCCTTGGAAGCTGCGTCGGCATAGTAGGCGCCAGGGCGGTTGTCCGTGATCTGTTTTCAGGCAGGGAGGCGGCCAGAGTGCTTTCCACTCTGATCCTGATTTTTGGCGTGTCCCCGGTTATCGCCCCTACGATCGGGGGTTTCGTGGCGACTGCACTCGGCTGGAGATTTATCTTTCTCATCCTCGCGGTCATTGCTGGATTCGTTCTTGTCATGGCCCTCAGATATCTTGATGAGAGTAAGGCCGCTGATTCCGCCATCTCCCTTCATCCGAAAAAGGTTGCGGTTGATTATGTCTCTCTCTTCAAGGAGCCTGTGTTCTTCACGTATATCTGTGTATCTTCTCTCAGCATGGGGGTATTCTTTGCCTACCTCGCCGGGTCCCCTTTGGTGTATATGAAGCTGAATGGTTTCTCGGCCACGCAATTCGGATGGATATATGGCGCCAACGCGGTGGGCCTGGTGATCGCAAGTCAGCTCAACCGGGTATTCCTGAGAGTGAAAGGCAGCGCTCAGATATTGCTGGCCGTAATCACTATGCAGTGCTGCTTGGCGCTGAGTCTTCTGATCTGGTCTTTTCTGCTCCCCGGCAAAGGGATAGGCATCCTGATCCTTCTCTCGGGCCTCATATGCTGCCATGGTCTTATTAACCCCAACTCGATAGCACTGGGGCTCGAACCCTTCGCACGGAAAGCGGGCTTCGCAGCGGCGCTTATGGGGAGTATCCAGCAGTTGATGGGGGCGGTGGCATCGGGGCTCGTAAGCTATCTTTACGACGGGACGGCGAGGCCCATGATTGGCGTAATGGCCGGCTGTTCAGTCCTGGCCCTCACCATATTGACGCAACGGCGTCACAGAGGACACGGCAAGACGTCCCCCGAAGATTGA
- a CDS encoding glucose 1-dehydrogenase, which translates to MAKSFEGKVVLVTGGSSGIGKATALAFAAEGAKVVVASRSVVPLRDTVRMIEEAGGTGMFVQCDVSKATEVEAMVKTTVEAYGRLDCAFNNAGGGAVGTPSALIADCAEADWDKEINVNLKGVWLCMKYEIPQMLKQGIGAIVNTSSVAGLIVNRPGRAAYASAKHAVIGLTKAAAVEYAKAGIRVNAVCPGPTTVPWIEKLLDARPEMKEPFMEGCLLRRLGGPEEVAQAVLWLCSNAASFVTGIAMPVDGGVVVGAK; encoded by the coding sequence ATGGCAAAATCGTTTGAGGGTAAGGTTGTACTGGTAACCGGCGGAAGCTCAGGGATCGGCAAGGCCACCGCACTGGCATTTGCAGCGGAAGGGGCAAAGGTTGTGGTAGCCAGCCGGAGTGTCGTGCCATTGCGCGACACTGTGCGCATGATTGAGGAAGCCGGCGGCACGGGAATGTTCGTCCAGTGTGATGTCTCAAAGGCAACTGAGGTCGAAGCTATGGTCAAAACCACGGTGGAAGCCTACGGGCGGCTCGACTGTGCCTTCAATAATGCAGGCGGAGGCGCTGTAGGAACACCCTCTGCTTTGATAGCAGACTGCGCAGAGGCTGACTGGGACAAGGAAATCAACGTGAACCTCAAGGGGGTATGGCTCTGTATGAAGTATGAGATCCCACAGATGTTAAAACAAGGGATTGGCGCCATTGTGAATACGTCCTCGGTAGCGGGACTCATTGTGAATCGGCCGGGCAGAGCAGCATACGCCTCAGCTAAACATGCTGTTATTGGTTTGACTAAAGCGGCGGCAGTGGAGTATGCCAAGGCAGGCATACGAGTCAACGCTGTGTGCCCAGGTCCCACCACGGTGCCATGGATTGAGAAGCTATTGGACGCACGTCCGGAGATGAAGGAGCCCTTTATGGAGGGATGTCTTTTACGCCGGCTGGGCGGGCCGGAAGAGGTTGCGCAAGCCGTACTCTGGCTCTGTTCGAATGCCGCCTCATTTGTTACAGGTATTGCGATGCCTGTGGACGGCGGCGTAGTGGTAGGAGCTAAATAG
- the dctP gene encoding TRAP transporter substrate-binding protein DctP has product MKMARNSIISLVAACLIMAGVAGAAMAQPKNVIEITYGTPFGVDHPFSVTDRKLMAKVEKETNGQVKFKPYWGGAVIGGRDAVEELTQGAVDMAFVNPTTSKSGFPITKASFNFFYGVNNVDVGARVFRELLTKFPDIENDYKGMKVLCWGGFMNQLITRKPVRKIADLKGMRLIAYGDVAIALKELGVEGMSIPGAEAYVDLQKGIIDGTIIPVEALESMKFAEVAKYVSVINFYHARTGSRMMNLNKFNSLPSDVKKVIESNIEYYSREMEVEFEEHNQHAMDAGKKLGVEFIPLSQEEMTKFYAPIKTIAVKEAQELDAKGLPGTKILNEAQRLIQLYSK; this is encoded by the coding sequence ATGAAAATGGCAAGAAACAGTATCATTTCATTGGTTGCGGCATGCCTTATCATGGCCGGAGTTGCAGGCGCAGCAATGGCCCAGCCGAAGAACGTCATCGAGATAACTTACGGCACACCCTTTGGTGTCGATCATCCCTTCAGCGTTACCGATAGGAAATTGATGGCAAAGGTCGAAAAAGAGACAAACGGGCAGGTGAAGTTTAAACCCTACTGGGGAGGAGCGGTGATAGGCGGCAGGGACGCCGTTGAGGAGCTCACCCAGGGGGCTGTTGATATGGCCTTTGTCAATCCGACAACCTCGAAGAGCGGTTTTCCGATCACCAAAGCCAGCTTTAATTTCTTCTATGGCGTAAATAATGTGGACGTGGGCGCCAGGGTCTTTAGGGAATTACTCACCAAGTTCCCCGATATTGAGAACGATTATAAGGGGATGAAGGTGCTCTGCTGGGGCGGGTTTATGAATCAGCTTATTACCAGGAAGCCTGTTCGGAAAATAGCTGATCTGAAGGGCATGAGATTAATAGCCTACGGTGACGTCGCGATTGCACTCAAAGAATTGGGCGTAGAAGGCATGTCCATACCGGGTGCTGAAGCCTATGTGGATCTGCAAAAGGGCATCATCGATGGAACTATCATCCCCGTCGAGGCACTCGAGTCCATGAAATTTGCCGAGGTGGCAAAGTATGTCTCGGTGATCAATTTTTACCACGCACGTACCGGCAGCAGGATGATGAACCTCAATAAGTTTAACAGCCTTCCCTCTGACGTGAAAAAGGTCATCGAGAGCAACATAGAATACTATAGCCGGGAGATGGAAGTCGAGTTCGAGGAGCACAATCAGCACGCGATGGATGCGGGAAAGAAGCTTGGTGTTGAATTCATACCCCTTTCACAGGAAGAGATGACAAAGTTCTATGCGCCAATCAAGACAATAGCTGTGAAAGAAGCGCAGGAACTCGATGCAAAGGGACTTCCCGGAACAAAGATACTCAATGAAGCGCAACGTCTCATCCAGTTGTATAGCAAGTAA